Below is a genomic region from Persicimonas caeni.
ATGAGCTGCTGGATGCGCCCGCGGGTGCGCCGGTCCTGCCACACGATCGCGTTGTGGATGGGCTCGCCGGTCTTTTTGTCCCAGACGACCGTCGTCTCACGCTGGTTGGTGATGCCGATCGCCGCGATGTCGTTCTCGGTGATCTGCGCCACGCGAGTCGCCTCGGCGAGCGTGGCCAGCGTCGACTGCCAGATCGCCTCGGGGTTGTGCTCGACCCACGACGGGCGCGGGTAGATCTGCTCGAACTCCTTGTTGACCTTCGCGCGGATGCGAAGCTCGTCGTCGAGGATGATGACGGTGGTTCCGGTGGTGCCCTGGTCGATTGCGCAGATGAAACGGGACATAGGAGCCTCGTGTGGCGGCTTGGGTAAGGTTGTGGATCCTCTGGTTTATGCGAGTGACGGGCTTGTTGCAAGCCGTCACGGCACGCCCGCGTACACGAAGTCGAGCGGCAGGCTCTCGGCCTGCGACTGGGTGAACCGCTTCCAGCGTCCGATGCGGGCGCGCTTTCGGGTGGGGGCGTCGCAGGCGTCGTCTTTGAGGATGCGCTTGTAGAGGTATTTAGCCGCGCCGCGCTGCTCTTGCAGGTCGAGCGCCCAGGCCAAAAAGAGGCCGATCTCGGCGCGGCGCGCCGGGTCGACGACCTGCTCGAGGGCGCGGCGAAACGCCCCTTCGGCGCGCTTGGCGCGGCCGATGCGCAGGGCCAGCAAGCCGGCGAGCACATGCAGGTTGGGCTCCTGAGGAAAGAGCGCCAGGGCGTGCTCGATGAGGATCAACAGCCGGCTGTCGGTCTCGCCGGCCCAGTAGCGGTGGCAGGCTTTGCGGTACAGCTCGAAGGCTTGGCCGTGGGCGCTGTGGTGCCAGGCGCGGTCGGGCAAGAAGGGGTCCTGCGACAGGTCCGGCCCGCCGGTGTGGCTGCCGTTGGCGTCGAGGGTGAAGGGGATGAACCAGTTCTTGGACGTCGGCGAGCCGCCCGCGCCCACCCAGACGCGCCGATGCTCGGGCTCGAAGACGACGCTGGCGACCGTGTTGACGTTGGCGATGCTCTTGCCGAAGAGCCGGCGCCGCTCGGTGGTCGGGTCGACGAAGTCGCCCAAGACACCGGCGACGTCGACGGGGGCCAGGTCGCCGTCGCGCTCGCCCAGGGTGCGCAGGCAGTCGTTGACCCGCTCCTGGCGCGCGTAGTTGGCGCGACGGTACTGCGGGTAATAGTCGACCTCGGCGTCGACCAGATCGGCGCCCCAGTAGACGTTGGCGTAGCCGAATTTATGCTGCGAGGAGGGGATGACGTAGAAATTCTCGCGCCCCGGCGCGACCTCGTAGATCGCCGCGCGCCCGGTGTCGCCCTCGGTCATCACGTAGGTCCAGCCGGCCACCGGCGGGTTGTCGCGCAGGATCGCCACCGCCTCTTCGATGGTGTGCGCGTGGCGCATCACCTTGTCGCCGGCGTAGCCCACCGGCACCCCGTCGAGGTCGAACTCGTCGAGGAAATGCTGGTGGACGACCATCGTCAGCCCGGCCGCGTTCATGCCCGTGATGCCACCGCCCAAGATCCCGGCGCTGGAGACGGCCACATAGTCGATGCCGTCGTCGGGGTGGTAGAAGACGACCGTGGCATTCTTGTCCCAATGCTCGACGCCGAAATAGTCGAAGTTGCGCCCGTGCATCATCGTCGACGACAGCGGCGAGCGCACCACGGCGCTCGTGCAGCCAAACGAGGGCGGGGCGCCCAGGCCGTTGGCCGGGCCGGTGCCCAGCAATTTGTGGTACTGGCCGATGAGCCACAAAAAGCTCTCCGGCATCAGGTAGGCCTTGAACAGCGTCTCCGGCTGCAGCCCCGAGGTGCGTGCGAGTGCCAGGGCGGCCTCGTAGAACTCGCGCGGCAGGTTCTCCTCGAGGCGGTTCGTCACCCATCGGTGGGTCGCCCAACGCAGCACGTTGGAGACCTTGGCCACCGGCGAGTTCTTCTGCAGCACCGCCTCCAGATAGGTCGCAAAGAAGGGCACGGCGCCGGCGTGAATCTGGTCGCCCATGCGCTCGCCGAGCTGGCCGGCCATGTCGGCGAAGCTGCCGCGCACGTTCAAGAAGAGCAGGTCCCCGTGGGGCGTGCTCACGCGTCCGGGCTCGTGTGGGCGCTCCGGGTGAACCACGCAGGGCGGGGCAGTGGGAACAGAGGGGTTCCACGGACTCGTCTGGCGGGCGGGATTTGGGCTTTCCGAAATGTCGTGCATGGGCGGGAATTTGGATTTAACGCTCGTTTACCTCTTACCCCAATTTGAGCATTGCAGCAAGTTAGTGTAGGCGGCCGTTGGCGCCCTGCTGCGCCGCCAGTGCCCTCTCGACCCCCTCCAACACGTCGACTTAGGTGGTTGTGACATTGAAAACCGACGCGGTTTCATAGATAGTGCGTGGCGTCGATGTCACAGGGGGTGAGAAATCGGCAAATAGAATTGCAATAACTACGTCCCGCGCTCGAATGTTGCGTGGGCACGTTTGGCGCGCTCTGATGATCTCGCACAGCGCACCGTCTCATACTTCCAACGCGGCAAAATTAAGATGGCTTCTGCAGTACTTCCTTCCCTTCGCGGTCTCGTATTTTCTTCATTGCTCGTGGTCTTTGCGGCGTTCGGTCTGATCGGGTGCGGCGGCGGCTCGGAGTGTGACGACGTCTCGTGCGAATTCGGCGTCTGTCAGGCTGGCGCGTGCGTCAACCCCGACAGTTGCACGACCGACATGAATTGCCTGCCCGGCTCGGTGTGCGCCGAAGAGGGCGTGTGCAAGGCGCTGACCGCCTGCTCGACCGACTCCGAGTGTGACTCGGGCAGCTGCCAGAACGGCGCCTGCACCAACCCGGAGACCTGCGAGACCAACGACGACTGCTTCGAGCGCACCTACTGCGCCGAGGACGGCACCTGCCAGCCCGACCCGTGCAACACGTTCCAGTGCACCACCGGCCAGTGCGCCCGCGGCACGAAGACCTGCGAGAGCAAAGAGTCCTGCACCCTCGAGACCGAGGGCGAGGACTGCGTCGAAGGCGAGCGTTGCCTCGACGGAAACTGCTACGCACCGGAAGCCTACTGCGATGCGATGGCCTGCGAGCAGGGCGTCTGCAGCTTCGAAGAGCGCACCTGCGTCAACGCCGACGACTGCAAGGGCGACAGCGCCAACTGCCTCGACGGCTACTACTGCAACGACGCCAACGAGTGCGTCGAAGACCTGTGCACGGTCAACAACGTCGAGTGCACCGACGGCGGCGTCTGCGTGCCGTCGCTCGGCGAGTGCGAGAACGCCGACCCGTGCGCCTCGAACGACGAGTGCCTCTCCGGCCACCTGTGCGTCGAAGGGACTTGCCGCCTCGAAGAAAACGCCTGCGGCGACGCCGGCTGCCTGGGCAACCAGATCTGCGAGCACGACCCCGACACCCTCGAGGTGAGCTGCCTGGAAGCCACCGACTGCGAGACCTCGCTCGGCTGCTTCGACGACCGCCAGTGCGCCGGCGGCATCTGCATCGACCCGGTCAGCTGCGAGGCCGACCGCTTCGAGCCCAACAACTCGGCTGGCGAAGCGACCGACTTCGACGCCCACTCCTCGGCGCTCGCCGTGGCCGCCACGGCCTGCAGCGGCGACACCGACGTCTACAGCATCAACACCCGCGCGATCCCCAATTTCCCGCTGCGCGGCACCTTCGTGGTCACCGCCGAGTACGCCAAGCGCGACATTGGCCTGGGCGGCCTGACCCTCGAGCTCATCGACCCGCAGGGCAACACTGTGGCCACCGAAGACAGCGGCGAGATGGGCAAAGACGGCATCGTCGAGATTCGCCACACGCTCAGCGCCGCCGCGCACGGCATCTATACCCTGCAGGTGACCGACTCGGGCGACATCTCCACCGCCGGCGTCTCCTACACGCTCAGCGCCGACATCGTCTTGTCCGACACGGTCGACGCGTGCAACGCCGCCACGCTGCTCGAGGCGGGCCAGCCCCTCAACGGCAACACCAGCGACGGCACCAGCTACATGCTCGGGTCGAGCTGCGCGGGGATTCACAACCCGTCGCTCGAGAATATCTACCAGTTCGAGCTCACCGAGACCTCCGACGTGACCCTGACGGTCACGCCGACCTCGGGCAACAACAACGTCGACATGGCCGTGTCGGTGCGCCGCGCGTGTGAGCGCCTGGCCACCGAGCAGGCCTGTTCGAACACGTCCACCTCGGGCGGCGAAGTCGTCGACGCGGTGCTCCCTCCCGGAACCTACTACGCCATCGTCGAGACCGCCGAAGGCACCAGCGGCAGTTCCTACCGCATCCACATGGCCGCCAACGCGGTGACCTGCTCGGAGGCCGACAACAGCTGCCTCGACGCGAACACCGCCGAGGTCTGCGTCGACAACAGCACGTTCACCTCCACGTCGTGCAACTTGGGCTGCGACCCGAGCACCGGCGAGTGCTTGGCCTCCGAGGGCGACACCTGCGAGCGCGCCTACCTCTACAACGGCAATATCAGCGAGACGATCGACTGGTCGCTCTACACCAACCGCTACGAGATGGCCGTGGGCGGCTGCGTGCCCGCCGAGCGCGGCGACACCTACACCCGCGGCTCCGAGGCGGTCTACGCCATTCCGCTCGACGCCGGCTACGGCCTGTCGGCCAGGCTCGAGTTCCCTCCCGGCGAGTACGGTTCGCTGTACTTGCTGTCGGGGTGCCTGAACGCCTCGGCCTCGTGTGAGGCGGGCGCCAACGACGGCAGCTCGACGAGCGAGACGCTCAACTACATCAACGACACCGGCCGACCGACCACCGTCTACCTGGTCGCCGACAGCCGCTCGGTGGGCCAGACCACCGCTCAACTCGACGTGCAGATCGGCGAGGTCATCTGCTCCCCGTCGAGCCGCATCTGCAACGCCGACGACAACGTCGAGCAGTGCAACGGTGCCGGCACCGCCTACCGCCTCGACGAGACGTGCAACTACGGCTGCGACGGCGGCGTGTGCAATGAGCCGCCCAACCAGGAGTGCAACGGCGCCATCGAGGTCGTGCCGGGCACGCCGATCACCGAGCCGATCGACGACTTCACCAACAACCTCAACGCCGGCCAGTCCTGCTCGGGCACCGCGACCGCCGGCCCCGAGGCGTTCTACAAGGTCGTGACCACCCAGGCAGATCAAGTCGTGACCGTCGAGGTCGTCGCCCCCTACGACGTCGTCCTCTACGCGGTCGACAGCTGCTCGTCGAGCACGCCCAGCTGCACCGCCGGCGTCGACAACGCGGGCGTGTCGACCCCCGAGATCTTGGAGTTCTTCGCCCCCACCCCGGGCGAGTACGTCGTGGCCGTGGACACCGACAGCACCGCGCCGACCGGCAACTTCATCATCTCGGCGTCGACCCAGGCCACCCAGTGCACCGCCTACCAGATGATCGGCTGCTCGCAGACCAATCCGGGCACCCTCGAGTATTGCAGCGCGCTGGGCGTCGTGCGCGAGTTCGACTGCCCGAGCGGCTCGTGCACCAACGCCGCCTGTGACAACCCCACCGGCGACGTCTGCCTGGACGCGATTCCGACCAGCGGCGGAAGCACCCACACCGGCGACTTCTCGACGCTGACGGCAGACTACGCGCCCGACGACAATTTCTGCCCCGGACTCAACTTCACCCAGAATGGCCCCGAGGCGGTCTACGCCATCGACCTTTTGGCCGGCGAGACGGTCACCGCCGACATGACCAGCTCGACCACCGATATCGGCATCTATATCGTGCGCGACTGCAACGATATGGAGAACTCGTGCCTCAACGGGCAGGACAGCGGCGGCACCGAGTCGGCGACCTACACCGCCTCGTCCGACGAGCGGGTCTATATCGTGGCCGACTCGTACAGCTCGAGCACCACCAGCGGCACCTACCAACTCGACGTCACGGTAACGCCGTGATATTCGTGGGATAACTCGCGTTTAGTCGACCGACTCGGTGCAAAGGGGCGCCGAGTCGGTCTTGGAAAAGAATGGTCGGCAGCCTTCGCAGGCGAGGCCGGGCAGGACATAGAGATGGATAAGTCAATGAGAGCAGTCGTTCACCAATGGAAGCGCTTGGCCACCATCTTGATGCTGGCCGGCATGCTGATGCCCTTTTTGTCGGGTTGCGGTGGAGAGGAAGACGCCTGCGCCGACGTCGAATGTGATTTCGGCGTCTGCCAGGACGGCGCTTGCCGAAACCCATCGACGTGTCAGTCCGATCTCGAGTGCCTACCTGGCTACTCTTGCGGGGACCAGTCGGTCTGCAAGGCCCTGACGGCCTGCGAGGCGAACTCCGATTGTGACAGCGGCTGGTGCCGAAACGGCGCCTGCGCCAACCCGGAGACCTGCGAGACCAACGACGACTGCTTCGAGCGCACCTACTGCGCCGAAGACGGCACCTGCCAGCCCGACCCCTGCAACGAATTCGAGTGCACCACCGGCCAATGCGCCCGCGGCACGAAGACCTGCGAGAGCAAAGAGACCTGCACCCTCGAGACCGAGAGCGAAGACTGCATCGACGGCGAGCAGTGCCTCGACGGCAGCTGCTACGCGCCCGACGCCTACTGCGAGGCGCTCGCCTGTGACAAGGGCGTCTGCAGCTTCGAGGAGCGCGCCTGCGTCAACGCCGACGATTGCAAAGGCGACAGCGCCAACTGCACCGAAGGCTACTACTGCAACGACGCCAACGAGTGCGTCGACGACCTTTGCGTGGTCAACGACGTCGAGTGCACGGACGGCGGCGTGTGCATGCCCTCGCTGGGCGAATGCCAGAACGCGTCGACCTGCACCACCAGCGACGAGTGCTTGGGCGGCCACGTCTGCGTCGAAGGGGAGTGCCGCCTCGAAGAGCTCGCCTGCGGCGACGACGGCTGCCCGGGCAACCAACTTTGCACCTACGACGCCGATGAGCTGACCGCCACCTGCGGGGAGAACCCGAACGTGGCGTGCACCACCTCGCTCGACTGCACCGACGGCCGCCAATGCGCCGGCGACGCCTGCGTGGCGCCGTTCTCGTGCAACCAGGACGACTTCGAGAGCAACGACACCGCCGCCGAGGCGACGGACCTGAACGCGGTGGCCACCGGCATCTCGGCGCGCGGGAGCATCTGCTCGGGCGACGTCGACTTCTACACCGTCGACCTGTCGCAGTACTCGGGCCTGCCCATTCGCGGCCGGCTGATGATCACCGCCGAGTACGCCCAGCGCGACATCGGCCTGGGTGAGCTCGTCATGACCGTGACCGACCCGCAGGGCAACGTGGTGGGCACCGACACCGGCGGCCTGATGGGCCGCGACGGCATCCTGCAGGTGACCGCCAGCCTCAACGCCGTCAGCCCTCGCCAGTACACCATCGAGATCGCCGAGGCCGACGGCGGCGACCTGAGCTCGGCGGGCGTCGAGTACACCGTCAGCGCCGACCTGCTCGAGACGAAGAGCCTCGAGGCGTGCAACGACGCCACCCCGCTGACTGCGGGCACCCCGGTGCGCGGCGACACGCGCCAGGCGCTGGGCTACCACCTCGGGTCGAGCTGCACGAGCATTCACAACGGCGCGCGCGAGGACATCTACTCGTTCGAGATCACCACGCCGTCCAACGTCCAGCTCAACGTCATTCCCGACACCGACTTCAACAGCGTCGACTGGACGATCAGCATCCGGCGCGCCTGCGAGCGCCTCGAGACCGAGGTCGCCTGCGTCGACGCCAGCGAGCAGGGCGGCGAGATCGTCAACCGCCTGCTCGGCCCGGGCACCTACTACGCCATCGTGCAGACCTCCTCGGGCTCGGAGACCGGCGGCGAGTACCGCCTGACCTTCAACGCCACCCCGACGACCTGCGCGCCGAGCTCGAACGCGTGCACCGACACCAACACCGCCAATATCTGCAACGACGCCGGCTCGCAGCTGGTGACCACCGCCTGCAACCTGGGTTGTGACCCGCGCACGGGCACCTGCCTGCGCCGCGACGGCGACCTGTGCGTCGACCCGATCTTCGTGAGCGGCGGCGACACCGAGACGATCAACTGGGGCGACTTCCAGAACGACTACCAGATCAACCTGGGCGCCTGCCTGGACAACGACGCGCGCGCCCACACCAGCGGCCCGGACGCGGTCTACGCGGTCAACCTGCAGCCCAACGAGGGCGTGCAGGCCACCGTCGAGTTCGCCGACGGCGACGCCGGCGCGGTCTACATCGTCACGAGCTGCGCCAGCGCCGAGAACTCGTGCGTGGGCGGCGGCAACGACGACCTGGGCAGCACCGAGTCGGCCAGCTACCTCAACGAGACCGACGGCACCCAGACGGTCTTCATCGTCGCCGACACCGAGTCGAGCACCAACCTGGCCCAGGCCACGCTGACCGTGGAGACCGGTCAGAAGGTCTGCCAGCCGCGCACCACCCGCTGCACGGCCAGCGAGGACGTCGAGATCTGCAACGACGTGGGCATCGCCTACCAGCCCAGCGAGTCGTGCGACTTCGGCTGCACCGGCGGCCAGTGCAACGAGCCGCCCAACCAGACCTGTGAGGGCGCCATCGCGCTCACCAGCGGCCAGCCGGTCACCCAGCGCATCAAGGGCTACGCCAACAGCTTCGAGTACGACCCGAGCAGCGACGGCTGCACCGGCGACGCCGAGGACGGCCCCGACGCGGTCTACTCGCTGACCACCACCCAGGCCAACCAGATGGTCGACGTCTACGTCGACGCTCCCTGGGACGTCAGCGTGACGGTGGCCGCCGGCTGCTTCAAAGACCAGATGCAGTGCCTCAAGGCCGTCGACACCACCAGCCAGGCCGAGACGCTTAGCTTCGCGGCGCGCGAGGCGGGCGACTACTACATCATCGTCGACACCGACGAGGCCAGCCCCACCGGAAGCTTCACCATCACCGCCACCGAGCGCACCCCGTCGTGCACCCCGGGCGAAGTGATCGGGTGCAACGCAAGCAGCCTCGAGTACTGCGACGAGGGCGGCAACTCGCGCACGGTCACCTGCGCGACCTCGTGCACCAACGGCGCCTGCGACGGCGCCGACGCCGAGACCTGCGAGCAGGCTGTTTTGATGGGCCACGGCGACTCGGTCACCGACACCCTCAGCGGCTCCGACGACCTCGAATTGCCCGACCGTCGCTTCGGCGGCTGCGCGCTCGACAGCTACGACTACACCGACGGCAACGACCACTTCTACCGGGTCAACCTGGCCGCGGGCGACCTCTTGCAGGCCAACCTGCAGACCTCGTCGAGCAGCGTGTACGCCTTCATCGTGGAGAGCTGCTTTTTGGCCGAAGAGACCTGCGTGACCAACAACCCCTCCGGGGGCACGGCCACGCTGAGCCACTACGCCGAGACCGCCCAGAGCGTCTACATCGTGGTCGACTCGAGCTCGACGAGCTCCTCGCAGTACACCCTGAGCGTCGACGTGACCCAGGGCAAGGTCTGCGCGCCGGGCGAGACGATCTGCACCGGGCCGAACACCGTGCAGAGCTGCAACAGTGACGGCACCGCGATCGTCGGCGAGTACACCTGCCTGGGCGGCTGCTACGCCGGCGGTTGCTTCCCCGACCTGGCCGCCTCGAATAGCTGCGCGACCGCCCCCAATATCGGCGACGGCATCGCGGTGTACGCCGACTT
It encodes:
- a CDS encoding C45 family autoproteolytic acyltransferase/hydolase, with amino-acid sequence MSTPHGDLLFLNVRGSFADMAGQLGERMGDQIHAGAVPFFATYLEAVLQKNSPVAKVSNVLRWATHRWVTNRLEENLPREFYEAALALARTSGLQPETLFKAYLMPESFLWLIGQYHKLLGTGPANGLGAPPSFGCTSAVVRSPLSSTMMHGRNFDYFGVEHWDKNATVVFYHPDDGIDYVAVSSAGILGGGITGMNAAGLTMVVHQHFLDEFDLDGVPVGYAGDKVMRHAHTIEEAVAILRDNPPVAGWTYVMTEGDTGRAAIYEVAPGRENFYVIPSSQHKFGYANVYWGADLVDAEVDYYPQYRRANYARQERVNDCLRTLGERDGDLAPVDVAGVLGDFVDPTTERRRLFGKSIANVNTVASVVFEPEHRRVWVGAGGSPTSKNWFIPFTLDANGSHTGGPDLSQDPFLPDRAWHHSAHGQAFELYRKACHRYWAGETDSRLLILIEHALALFPQEPNLHVLAGLLALRIGRAKRAEGAFRRALEQVVDPARRAEIGLFLAWALDLQEQRGAAKYLYKRILKDDACDAPTRKRARIGRWKRFTQSQAESLPLDFVYAGVP
- a CDS encoding PPC domain-containing protein; this encodes MASAVLPSLRGLVFSSLLVVFAAFGLIGCGGGSECDDVSCEFGVCQAGACVNPDSCTTDMNCLPGSVCAEEGVCKALTACSTDSECDSGSCQNGACTNPETCETNDDCFERTYCAEDGTCQPDPCNTFQCTTGQCARGTKTCESKESCTLETEGEDCVEGERCLDGNCYAPEAYCDAMACEQGVCSFEERTCVNADDCKGDSANCLDGYYCNDANECVEDLCTVNNVECTDGGVCVPSLGECENADPCASNDECLSGHLCVEGTCRLEENACGDAGCLGNQICEHDPDTLEVSCLEATDCETSLGCFDDRQCAGGICIDPVSCEADRFEPNNSAGEATDFDAHSSALAVAATACSGDTDVYSINTRAIPNFPLRGTFVVTAEYAKRDIGLGGLTLELIDPQGNTVATEDSGEMGKDGIVEIRHTLSAAAHGIYTLQVTDSGDISTAGVSYTLSADIVLSDTVDACNAATLLEAGQPLNGNTSDGTSYMLGSSCAGIHNPSLENIYQFELTETSDVTLTVTPTSGNNNVDMAVSVRRACERLATEQACSNTSTSGGEVVDAVLPPGTYYAIVETAEGTSGSSYRIHMAANAVTCSEADNSCLDANTAEVCVDNSTFTSTSCNLGCDPSTGECLASEGDTCERAYLYNGNISETIDWSLYTNRYEMAVGGCVPAERGDTYTRGSEAVYAIPLDAGYGLSARLEFPPGEYGSLYLLSGCLNASASCEAGANDGSSTSETLNYINDTGRPTTVYLVADSRSVGQTTAQLDVQIGEVICSPSSRICNADDNVEQCNGAGTAYRLDETCNYGCDGGVCNEPPNQECNGAIEVVPGTPITEPIDDFTNNLNAGQSCSGTATAGPEAFYKVVTTQADQVVTVEVVAPYDVVLYAVDSCSSSTPSCTAGVDNAGVSTPEILEFFAPTPGEYVVAVDTDSTAPTGNFIISASTQATQCTAYQMIGCSQTNPGTLEYCSALGVVREFDCPSGSCTNAACDNPTGDVCLDAIPTSGGSTHTGDFSTLTADYAPDDNFCPGLNFTQNGPEAVYAIDLLAGETVTADMTSSTTDIGIYIVRDCNDMENSCLNGQDSGGTESATYTASSDERVYIVADSYSSSTTSGTYQLDVTVTP